From Medicago truncatula cultivar Jemalong A17 chromosome 7, MtrunA17r5.0-ANR, whole genome shotgun sequence, a single genomic window includes:
- the LOC11430800 gene encoding squamosa promoter-binding-like protein 9 yields MAQQCQLTSPFHLFLFCPLHFSTTIHSSFLNVFTLTKQQQPPPLPRPPHTTILTLHLSLTNEHNLATTTKPYTPMDSGGNSSSEESSLNGLKFGQRIYFEDTALTAASAAAASTTIAAGSPSSSGSKKGRGGSVQHSQPPRCQVEGCKLDLTDAKAYYSRHKVCSMHSKSPTVTVSGLQQRFCQQCSRFHQLAEFDQGKRSCRRRLAGHNERRRKPPPSSLLTSRFARLSSSVFGNSDRGGSFLMEFASNPKHSLRNSPGNQTTAIGWPWPGNTESPSSNLFLQGSVGGTSFPGARHPPEETYTGVTDSNCALSLLSNQTWGSQNTEPSPGLNNMLNFNGTPMTQLGTSSHGVAMHQIPNNYEVVPDLGRGHILHPLGSQHSGELDLLQQGRRHYMDVEHSRAYESSQWSL; encoded by the exons ATGGCCCAGCAGTGTCAACTCACTTCTCCCTTCCACCTCTTCCTCTTTTGTCCACTTCACTTTTCCACTACCATTCACTCttcttttttaaatgttttcactttaaccaaacaacaacaaccaccaccactCCCCAGACCCCCCCATACTACTATTCTCACACTTCACTTATCTCTCACCAATGAGCACAATCTAGCAACCACCACCAAACCTTACACACCAATGGATTCAGGAGGCAACTCTTCTTCAGAAGAGTCCTCACTTAATGGCTTGAAATTTGGCCAACGAATCTATTTCGAAGATACAGCTCTTACTGCTGCTTCTGCTGCTGCTGCTAGTACTACCATTGCTGCTggttctccttcttcttctggTTCAAAGAAAGGAAGAGGTGGGTCAGTTCAACATTCTCAACCACCTAGGTGTCAAGTTGAAGGATGTAAACTAGATCTGACTGATGCTAAAGCTTACTATTCTAGACACAAAGTTTGTAGCATGCACTCTAAATCCCCTACTGTTACTGTTTCTGGTCTTCAACAAAGGTTTTGTCAACAATGTAGCAG ATTTCATCAGCTTGCTGAGTTTGATCAAGGAAAAAGAAGTTGTCGGAGACGACTAGCTGGTCATAATGAGCGTCGCAGAAAGCCCCCACCCAGCTCTCTCTTAACCTCACGTTTTGCCAGGCTTTCTTCGTCTGTTTTTG GTAACAGCGACAGAGGTGGCAGCTTTTTGATGGAATTTGCTTCAAATCCGAAACATAGTCTGAGGAATTCACCCGGAAATCAAACCACAGCAATCGGTTGGCCTTGGCCGGGGAACACGGAGTCGCCATCTAGCAACCTTTTCTTGCAAGGTTCGGTGGGTGGGACAAGCTTCCCTGGTGCCAGGCATCCTCCCGAGGAAACTTACACTGGAGTCACAGATTCAAACTGTGCTCTCTCTCTTCTGTCAAATCAAACATGGGGTTCTCAAAACACAGAACCAAGTCCTGGATTGAATAACATGCTGAATTTCAACGGGACACCCATGACACAACTTGGTACATCTTCTCATGGTGTAGCCATGCATCAAATTCCAAACAATTACGAGGTTGTCCCTGATCTTGGTCGGGGTCACATTTTGCATCCTCTTGGTAGCCAACACTCTGGCGAGCTTGATCTGTTGCAGCAGGGAAGGAGGCATTATATGGATGTAGAACATTCCAGGGCCTATGAATCTTCTCAGTGGTCACTGTAA